From Nocardioides faecalis:
CGGCGCCGAGCCAGCGCAGCCCCACGGGGTCGAGCTCGACGGTGCGGGGGTCGAGGTCGGGTCCGGGGGCGGCGGCGGTGGCGCGGCCGATGCGCACCTCCAGCCAGGAGTCGGCCAGGCTCTCCGCCAGCCCGCTGCCCCACTCCACGACCGTGACCGCGTCGGCGAGGTCGGTGTCGAGGTCGAGGTCGTCGAGCTCGGCACGGCCCCCGAGGCGGTAGGCGTCGACGTGCACGAGCGCCGGCCCGCCGACCAGCGAGGGGTGCACCCGGGAGATGACGAACGTCGGCGAGGTGACCCCGCCACGCACGCCGAGCCCCTCCCCCAGGCCCTGGGTGAAGGTGGTCTTGCCGGCGCCGAGCTCGCCGCTGAGCACGAGCAGGTCGCCGGCACCGAGCCGGACGGCCAGGCGACGCCCCAGCGCGCGCATGTCCTCGGCCTCGGGCACCTCGACGGTGAGCGGCACCGGCCGGGCCATCTCGACGTACGGCGACGTCCTGCCGGTCACGGCAAAGCCCATGTCGCGCCAGAAGCCGACCGTGCGGGGCAGCTCCTCGCGGGCCAGCACCACCAGCCGGTCCGGGGCCCGGGCCGGGTCGAGCGAGGTGGCGGCCCGGGCGGCGACCTCTGACAGCGCCGCGCGCACCAGCGCACGGGCGATGCCCCGGCCCTGGGCCTGCGGGACGACGCCGAAGCGGCGCAGGAACACGGCGCTCTCGTCGGGGTCGAGCACCACGACCCCGACGGGACAGCCGTCGAGACGGGCGAGCAGGCCGCCGCCCGGTGCGAGCATGGCGGCGATCGACTCGGCCGTCTCCGACAGCGCGTCGGCGGGTGGGTCGAGCGGCGCCCGGGCGGCGAACGCCGTCCGGACGACCTCCAGCGCGTCGTCGGCCGCCTCGGGACCGACCAGCGAGATCTCCACGGTCACCGCTCGGCTGCCCTCGCCGTCGCCGCGGTGATGAGCTGGTCGAGCTCGGAGTTGACCAGGTCGTGGCGCTCCATGATCACCATGTGCCCGGCGCCCTCGCACTCGAGCAGCTGGGAGCCGGGAAGGCGGGAGTGCAGCTTGCGGGAGTGCCCCACCGAGGTGAGCCGGTCCGCGGTG
This genomic window contains:
- the tsaE gene encoding tRNA (adenosine(37)-N6)-threonylcarbamoyltransferase complex ATPase subunit type 1 TsaE — encoded protein: MTVEISLVGPEAADDALEVVRTAFAARAPLDPPADALSETAESIAAMLAPGGGLLARLDGCPVGVVVLDPDESAVFLRRFGVVPQAQGRGIARALVRAALSEVAARAATSLDPARAPDRLVVLAREELPRTVGFWRDMGFAVTGRTSPYVEMARPVPLTVEVPEAEDMRALGRRLAVRLGAGDLLVLSGELGAGKTTFTQGLGEGLGVRGGVTSPTFVISRVHPSLVGGPALVHVDAYRLGGRAELDDLDLDTDLADAVTVVEWGSGLAESLADSWLEVRIGRATAAAPGPDLDPRTVELDPVGLRWLGADLRSVVRP